Proteins co-encoded in one Luteolibacter sp. Y139 genomic window:
- a CDS encoding type II secretion system protein, with amino-acid sequence MKLFPHHRCPGFTLTEVLIVLAIIVALAGIAVPVGRSVMARSRTATCLSNLRQIGTGLETYLQDHAQTMPEIAAGRKGKNEDTPVLETELASYLSNPESFHCPADGKCFAASGCSYIWNSSQSGRNRLKLAFFGKEGDDRRIPLVTDKEAWHPGESGVNFLYADLSASSRVDFGVNR; translated from the coding sequence ATGAAGCTTTTCCCTCATCACCGGTGTCCGGGCTTCACTCTCACCGAGGTGCTGATCGTGCTCGCCATCATTGTGGCGCTTGCAGGCATCGCGGTTCCAGTCGGGAGATCGGTGATGGCGAGATCGCGCACCGCCACTTGCCTATCGAACCTCCGGCAGATCGGCACCGGACTGGAGACCTACTTGCAGGATCATGCGCAAACCATGCCGGAGATCGCTGCGGGGCGGAAGGGCAAGAACGAGGACACGCCGGTGCTGGAGACCGAGCTCGCGAGCTATCTTTCCAATCCGGAATCCTTTCATTGTCCTGCCGACGGCAAGTGCTTCGCGGCGTCCGGCTGCAGCTATATTTGGAACTCCAGCCAAAGCGGTCGCAATCGCTTGAAGCTCGCCTTCTTCGGCAAGGAGGGCGATGACCGGCGGATTCCGCTGGTCACTGACAAGGAGGCCTGGCATCCCGGTGAGTCGGGCGTGAATTTCCTCTATGCGGATCTTTCCGCATCCAGCAGGGTCGACTTCGGAGTGAATCGTTAG
- a CDS encoding L-threonylcarbamoyladenylate synthase translates to MPETRILSVDEEDMKTAVSEAVALLAAGEIVAVPTETVYGLAADAFNPDAVAKVFAAKERPAFDPLIVHISSLKELAEVAELPEDIAAVVKSLAGAFWPGPLTIVLPKTDKVPDIVTSGLPTVAVRQSGSVIFRQIGKALGRPIAAPSANRFGRISPTSAGAVMKELDGRIPLIIDGGACSEGLESTIVKIESRGEQRPLIHVLRAGPVTKEDLQKFGKVVIEKKRITDQPDAPGQLESHYAPLTPLLMFEKPEDFRPEPGKRYGLLSYRGDPKAGYIDRHEWEVVEELSPGSGKLIEAAVRLFYVMRHLDEQGLDAIVAEPVSETGLGVAIMDRLRRASSPQA, encoded by the coding sequence GTGCCCGAGACCCGCATCCTGTCCGTCGACGAAGAAGACATGAAGACCGCCGTGAGCGAGGCCGTCGCCTTGCTCGCCGCCGGAGAAATCGTCGCCGTGCCAACCGAGACCGTGTATGGCCTCGCGGCCGATGCCTTCAATCCGGACGCGGTGGCCAAGGTCTTCGCGGCCAAGGAGCGGCCGGCTTTTGACCCGCTGATCGTTCATATTTCGTCCCTTAAGGAGTTGGCCGAGGTGGCGGAGCTGCCGGAGGATATTGCCGCGGTGGTGAAAAGCCTGGCGGGAGCCTTTTGGCCGGGGCCGCTGACGATCGTGCTGCCGAAGACGGACAAGGTGCCGGATATCGTCACCAGCGGCTTGCCGACGGTGGCGGTGCGGCAGAGTGGCAGCGTGATTTTCCGCCAGATCGGCAAGGCTCTCGGCCGTCCGATCGCCGCGCCCAGTGCGAACCGCTTCGGCCGGATTTCACCGACGTCTGCGGGTGCGGTGATGAAGGAGCTGGATGGGCGCATTCCGCTAATCATCGATGGCGGTGCCTGTAGCGAAGGGCTGGAGAGCACGATCGTGAAGATCGAGTCGCGCGGTGAACAGCGTCCGCTGATTCACGTGCTGCGGGCGGGGCCGGTGACGAAGGAGGACCTGCAGAAATTCGGCAAGGTGGTCATCGAGAAAAAGCGGATCACCGATCAGCCGGATGCGCCGGGACAGCTCGAAAGCCACTACGCGCCGCTGACGCCGCTGCTGATGTTTGAAAAGCCGGAGGATTTCCGGCCCGAGCCAGGGAAGAGGTACGGGCTGCTCAGCTACCGGGGCGACCCGAAGGCCGGCTACATCGACCGCCACGAATGGGAGGTGGTGGAGGAGCTCAGTCCGGGCAGCGGCAAGCTGATCGAGGCGGCGGTGCGGCTGTTCTACGTGATGCGCCACCTGGACGAGCAGGGGCTGGATGCGATCGTGGCCGAGCCGGTCAGTGAGACCGGTCTCGGGGTGGCGATCATGGACCGGCTGAGGCGGGCTTCGTCTCCGCAGGCATAG
- the bioA gene encoding adenosylmethionine--8-amino-7-oxononanoate transaminase has protein sequence MRDDTRRWIEADKKHCWHPFTPQQTWVEGEPLVLVRGEGAWLWDSEGRKYLDGNSSIWTNIHGHNHPVLNAAIVRQLGEVSHTSYLGFANPRASELAERLCGFFPTGTLERVFFSDDGSTAIECAMKMAIQYRQQTGEPERMGFIAFDQAYHGDTMGAASLGGVSRFHERFRRHGAPVTFVSGMEALRHLPAETIKDSAAVVIEPLIQGVNEMCPWPAGMLRELREWCDAQDVHLMLDEVMTGFGRTGKMFACQHEEVIPDFLCLAKGLTGGYMPMAATLTTAAVYEAFLGEADRVFYYGHSYTANPLGCAVALASLDVFEDEKTLERLQPKIALVVELLEELKATSSKVRAVRQCGFVAGIEVDDGGAQVCLAAREHGLLTRPIRDTIVLMPPLCITEDELRLAVRAIALAAG, from the coding sequence ATGCGCGACGACACCCGACGCTGGATCGAGGCCGACAAGAAGCACTGCTGGCATCCTTTCACGCCCCAACAAACGTGGGTGGAGGGCGAGCCGCTGGTGCTCGTGCGCGGCGAGGGCGCATGGCTGTGGGACTCGGAAGGGCGCAAGTATCTCGACGGGAATTCCTCCATCTGGACGAACATCCATGGCCACAACCATCCGGTGCTGAATGCGGCGATCGTCCGCCAGCTCGGTGAGGTGTCCCACACGTCTTATCTCGGTTTCGCCAATCCGCGGGCGAGCGAACTGGCGGAGCGGCTGTGTGGTTTCTTCCCGACTGGCACGCTGGAGCGCGTGTTCTTTTCCGACGACGGCTCCACGGCGATCGAGTGTGCGATGAAAATGGCGATCCAGTATCGCCAGCAGACGGGCGAGCCGGAGCGGATGGGATTCATCGCTTTCGATCAGGCCTACCACGGCGATACCATGGGCGCGGCATCGCTCGGTGGTGTATCACGCTTTCATGAGCGCTTCCGCCGCCATGGTGCGCCGGTGACATTTGTCTCCGGGATGGAAGCGTTGCGTCACTTGCCCGCGGAAACGATCAAGGACTCGGCAGCCGTAGTGATCGAGCCGCTGATCCAAGGGGTGAACGAGATGTGTCCGTGGCCGGCTGGCATGCTGCGGGAGCTGCGAGAATGGTGTGATGCCCAGGATGTCCACCTGATGCTGGACGAAGTGATGACCGGCTTCGGGCGCACGGGGAAAATGTTCGCGTGCCAGCATGAGGAGGTGATCCCGGATTTCCTGTGCCTCGCGAAAGGGCTGACCGGCGGCTATATGCCGATGGCGGCGACGCTGACGACTGCAGCAGTGTATGAAGCCTTCCTGGGCGAAGCTGACCGCGTCTTCTACTATGGACATAGTTACACGGCGAATCCGCTGGGGTGTGCGGTGGCGCTGGCGAGCCTCGATGTGTTCGAGGATGAGAAGACCTTGGAGCGTCTGCAGCCGAAGATTGCCTTGGTGGTGGAGCTGCTGGAGGAATTGAAAGCGACCAGTTCGAAGGTTCGGGCGGTGCGCCAGTGCGGCTTTGTTGCCGGGATCGAAGTGGACGACGGCGGTGCTCAGGTTTGTCTAGCCGCACGCGAGCACGGCCTGCTCACGCGGCCGATCCGTGACACGATCGTGCTGATGCCGCCGCTTTGCATCACGGAGGATGAATTACGCTTGGCGGTTCGCGCCATCGCGCTGGCGGCGGGGTAG
- a CDS encoding shikimate kinase translates to MQPADGLPKNIVLIGLMGCGKTTVGRKLQGLLGYPLVDTDHLIEEKAEMTINEIFARRGEQSFRELESAVLNELSAPNTPRRIIATGGGIIGRRANRKLLSKLGYVVWLQAPVDVILQRTARNRDRPLLQTENPREKIEKLLTDRSPLYHEIADLELETAGLETEEIACGILESARYHFAANREANA, encoded by the coding sequence ATGCAACCCGCCGACGGCCTTCCCAAGAACATCGTGCTGATCGGCTTGATGGGCTGCGGGAAGACCACCGTGGGCCGGAAACTCCAGGGCCTGCTCGGCTACCCGCTGGTCGATACCGACCACCTCATCGAGGAAAAGGCCGAGATGACGATCAACGAGATCTTCGCCCGGCGCGGCGAACAGTCCTTCCGCGAGCTGGAAAGCGCGGTCCTCAACGAGCTTTCCGCCCCGAATACGCCGCGTCGCATCATCGCCACCGGCGGCGGCATCATCGGCCGCCGAGCCAACCGCAAGCTGCTCTCGAAGCTGGGCTACGTCGTCTGGCTCCAGGCACCCGTGGACGTCATCCTCCAGCGCACCGCCCGGAACCGCGACCGCCCGCTGCTCCAGACCGAAAATCCGCGCGAAAAAATCGAAAAGCTCCTCACCGACCGCAGCCCGCTCTACCACGAGATCGCCGATCTAGAGCTGGAGACAGCGGGCCTGGAGACCGAAGAAATCGCCTGCGGTATCCTGGAAAGCGCGCGCTACCACTTCGCCGCCAACCGCGAGGCGAACGCCTAG
- a CDS encoding ABC transporter permease, which translates to MNFLRQLRGELSKLFGRPRTYLGYGVFLVMEAIILFVFKLEGSQRSMRELIERNGFGFDSYYSSLTVTYMVMGLSMFLLGSIYFALVAGDIVAKESEDGNLRLVLARPVSRLRILLLKYCAVSIYTMTFVLFVGVTGYAMSVAALGWDGGLFVWNYKMKVFSAFPTWGEGIGRIGLSAVGIGLSMITLSSIAFMFSCFKMKPAAATIMALSILFVDMVLQEFPFFKPYEQYFVTWRMSSWVYLLESVISWPKLAGSYVFLFGLNATLFLIGYTAFRLRDFKT; encoded by the coding sequence ATGAATTTTCTCCGTCAGCTCCGCGGCGAACTTTCCAAGCTTTTCGGGCGCCCGAGGACGTATCTCGGGTATGGGGTCTTTCTCGTGATGGAGGCGATCATCCTGTTCGTCTTCAAGTTGGAAGGCAGCCAGCGGAGCATGCGCGAACTCATTGAGCGGAATGGCTTCGGCTTCGATAGCTACTACAGTTCGCTGACCGTGACCTATATGGTGATGGGGCTGAGCATGTTCCTGCTCGGTTCGATTTACTTCGCTTTGGTGGCGGGGGACATCGTCGCCAAGGAGTCGGAGGATGGGAATTTGCGGCTCGTTCTCGCTCGGCCCGTTTCGCGGCTGCGCATCCTGCTGCTGAAGTATTGCGCAGTGTCGATCTATACGATGACCTTCGTGCTCTTCGTGGGGGTCACCGGATACGCCATGTCAGTGGCAGCGCTTGGCTGGGATGGCGGGCTTTTCGTGTGGAACTACAAGATGAAGGTGTTCTCGGCCTTTCCCACGTGGGGAGAGGGGATTGGGAGGATTGGGCTTTCGGCGGTGGGAATCGGGTTGAGCATGATCACGCTGTCGTCGATCGCCTTCATGTTCTCCTGCTTCAAGATGAAGCCTGCCGCGGCGACCATCATGGCTCTGAGCATTCTGTTCGTGGACATGGTCCTGCAGGAGTTTCCGTTCTTCAAACCGTACGAGCAGTACTTCGTCACGTGGCGGATGAGCTCGTGGGTCTACCTGCTGGAGAGTGTGATCTCGTGGCCGAAGCTGGCGGGGAGCTACGTTTTCCTCTTCGGCTTGAATGCCACGCTGTTCTTGATTGGCTACACGGCGTTCCGGCTGCGGGATTTCAAGACGTGA
- a CDS encoding NAD(P)/FAD-dependent oxidoreductase codes for MNGKIEVAIVGSGPAGCTLAALLALRGIRALVFDDDKRPELLVGESLLPTVIQLMRRLGIEDRVKQFSQHKPGVGFLSRDGSRLDFFFPQKAIKGMPNYAYNIPRPEYDNLLRTRAEELGVTFVKGRAQLERGTDGREIQLTADCLASVPELGGVHPKLLVDSTGRARSFAKILDIGAKRGNRNDVAYFAHFENFDVEAMKEGQVVITTLNHGWSWRIPLPGRLSVGVVVNKASLKGHGDTPEERLESIIDQEPLLAAAGKGRRRVTPVMTYTNYQLISNRGHGPGWVATGDAFGFVDPMLSPGLFMAMHSADLIDRHAFSQGAGILDQPAKLAKAFDKVFAELQDWHEAWAELIEYFYDGRMYALHSAGVQLSEKYGEAALPRLMERHLTTQITRLLSGVATRSRYGRSLLKFSLKHLVWDVEPAEAYAIRG; via the coding sequence GTGAACGGAAAGATCGAAGTGGCGATCGTAGGCAGCGGACCAGCCGGCTGCACCTTGGCGGCCTTGCTCGCGCTCAGGGGCATCCGCGCCCTGGTATTTGACGACGACAAGCGCCCGGAGCTGCTGGTCGGCGAATCCCTGCTGCCCACAGTCATCCAGCTGATGCGCCGCCTCGGCATCGAGGACCGGGTGAAGCAATTTTCGCAGCACAAGCCCGGCGTCGGCTTCCTTTCCCGCGACGGCAGCCGCCTCGATTTCTTTTTCCCGCAGAAGGCGATCAAGGGGATGCCCAACTACGCCTACAACATTCCCCGCCCCGAGTACGACAACCTGCTCCGTACCCGCGCCGAGGAGCTCGGTGTGACCTTCGTGAAAGGCCGCGCCCAGCTCGAACGCGGGACCGATGGCCGGGAAATCCAGCTCACCGCCGACTGTCTGGCCTCCGTGCCCGAACTCGGCGGCGTGCATCCCAAGCTGCTGGTCGACTCCACCGGCCGGGCACGCTCATTTGCCAAGATCCTCGACATCGGCGCCAAGCGGGGAAACCGCAATGACGTCGCCTACTTCGCCCATTTCGAGAATTTCGACGTGGAGGCGATGAAGGAAGGCCAGGTCGTCATCACCACCCTCAATCACGGCTGGAGCTGGCGCATCCCCCTCCCCGGCCGCCTCTCGGTCGGTGTGGTGGTGAACAAAGCATCACTCAAGGGTCACGGCGACACGCCGGAAGAACGACTGGAGTCGATCATCGACCAGGAACCCCTCCTCGCCGCCGCCGGAAAAGGCCGCCGCCGTGTCACCCCGGTGATGACCTATACCAATTATCAGCTGATCTCCAACCGCGGCCACGGCCCCGGCTGGGTGGCAACCGGCGATGCCTTCGGCTTCGTCGATCCGATGCTCTCGCCCGGCCTGTTCATGGCCATGCATTCTGCGGACCTCATCGACCGGCACGCCTTCTCTCAAGGAGCCGGCATACTCGACCAGCCAGCCAAGCTCGCGAAGGCCTTCGACAAGGTCTTCGCCGAGCTGCAGGACTGGCACGAAGCATGGGCTGAACTCATCGAGTATTTCTACGATGGCCGGATGTACGCCCTTCATTCCGCGGGCGTGCAGCTGTCGGAGAAATACGGTGAAGCCGCCTTGCCAAGGCTGATGGAGCGCCATCTCACCACGCAGATCACCCGCCTGCTCTCCGGCGTGGCAACACGCAGTCGCTACGGACGGAGCTTGCTGAAGTTCTCTCTCAAGCACCTCGTCTGGGACGTGGAGCCGGCAGAAGCTTACGCGATCCGCGGGTAG
- a CDS encoding ABC transporter ATP-binding protein, giving the protein MLTVTGLCKSFGGKPALHDVTFEVKRGEIHGLLGHNGAGKSTTLGIILGMVEPDRGEARIGGVSVQENHAEALRQVGAIFESPAFYDYLSGWENLRILAGYSGRFDEKAAVEVVERVGLTKRIRSKVGSYSHGMRQRLALAQALLPEPKVLLLDEPTDGLDPEGIKWFRDFVLDLRKDRGMTVLFNSHLLAEVEQMCDRVTILREGRLVHEGSLDELREEAPVYEVDLEPWGHAKTFLELNGVQILSPGRIALPSDADPAVVVAALVGCGIRVSAFAPVRRSLEDLYLEITMNRSGT; this is encoded by the coding sequence ATGCTCACTGTCACCGGACTTTGCAAATCCTTCGGCGGCAAGCCGGCGTTGCACGATGTCACCTTCGAGGTGAAGCGTGGCGAGATCCATGGATTGCTCGGCCACAATGGAGCGGGGAAGAGCACCACGCTCGGCATCATCCTCGGGATGGTAGAGCCGGATCGCGGCGAGGCGCGGATTGGCGGAGTGTCCGTGCAGGAGAATCATGCCGAGGCCTTGCGGCAAGTCGGCGCGATCTTTGAGAGTCCCGCATTTTATGACTACCTGAGTGGCTGGGAGAATCTTCGCATCCTAGCGGGTTACTCGGGGCGCTTCGATGAGAAGGCAGCCGTGGAGGTGGTGGAGCGCGTGGGGTTGACGAAACGCATCCGCTCAAAGGTCGGCAGCTATTCGCACGGGATGCGGCAGCGCTTGGCGCTTGCCCAAGCATTGCTGCCGGAGCCTAAGGTGCTGCTGCTGGACGAGCCGACCGATGGGCTTGATCCAGAGGGCATCAAGTGGTTCAGGGACTTCGTTCTCGATCTGCGCAAGGACCGGGGAATGACGGTGCTTTTCAATTCGCATCTGCTTGCCGAGGTCGAGCAGATGTGTGATCGCGTGACGATCCTCCGCGAGGGCCGCCTGGTGCACGAGGGATCACTGGATGAGCTGCGCGAGGAAGCGCCGGTGTATGAGGTGGATCTGGAGCCATGGGGGCACGCTAAGACCTTTCTGGAGCTGAATGGCGTGCAGATCCTTTCTCCGGGGCGCATCGCGTTGCCGTCTGATGCCGATCCGGCAGTAGTGGTCGCTGCTTTGGTTGGCTGTGGAATCCGCGTGTCCGCCTTCGCTCCGGTGCGCCGGTCTCTGGAGGATTTGTATTTGGAAATCACGATGAACCGCTCCGGCACATGA
- the deoC gene encoding deoxyribose-phosphate aldolase, with product MTAPALRRLLDEIGPVDAVGVEERVAKYTTRSIKKGSKVFGLKLAASMVDLTTLEGKDTPGKVASLCQKALSPHEGDVPRVAAVCVYPSMVKHAAKHVKGSGVKIASVATAFPSGQAPLKTRLAEVRQAVLDGADEIDMVINRGAFLEGELALVQDEISQVVEACGEATLKVILETSELETYDNIRAASFLAMRVLRRGDFIKTSTGKTNANATLGNNQVMIEAIRDFYLATGTEIAMKPAGGIRTAKQALQFLIAVKETLGDAWLNNARYRFGASSLLNDLLRQLETQRTGAYQAPYTFSDDSSGY from the coding sequence ATGACCGCCCCGGCCCTGCGTCGCCTGTTGGATGAGATCGGACCTGTCGATGCCGTTGGTGTCGAAGAGCGGGTCGCCAAATACACCACCCGCTCGATCAAGAAGGGCTCGAAGGTCTTCGGCCTGAAGCTGGCGGCGTCGATGGTCGATCTGACGACGCTTGAGGGGAAGGACACGCCGGGGAAGGTTGCCTCGCTCTGCCAGAAGGCGCTTTCTCCGCATGAGGGCGATGTCCCGCGAGTCGCTGCGGTCTGCGTTTACCCGTCGATGGTGAAGCATGCGGCGAAGCATGTGAAAGGCAGCGGGGTGAAGATCGCCAGCGTGGCGACCGCTTTCCCGTCCGGCCAAGCGCCCTTGAAAACGCGGCTCGCTGAAGTTCGTCAGGCCGTCCTCGATGGGGCGGATGAGATCGACATGGTGATCAACCGCGGCGCTTTTCTCGAAGGCGAGCTGGCGCTGGTGCAGGATGAAATTTCGCAAGTCGTGGAAGCCTGCGGCGAGGCCACGCTCAAGGTGATCCTGGAGACCAGCGAGCTGGAAACCTACGACAACATCCGCGCTGCCTCCTTCCTGGCGATGCGTGTGCTGCGGCGAGGCGATTTTATCAAGACCTCCACGGGCAAGACCAATGCCAATGCCACGCTCGGCAACAACCAGGTGATGATTGAGGCGATCCGCGACTTCTACCTGGCCACCGGCACGGAGATTGCGATGAAGCCCGCAGGTGGCATTCGTACGGCGAAGCAGGCGCTGCAATTTCTGATTGCAGTGAAGGAGACGCTCGGGGACGCGTGGCTGAACAACGCGCGCTACCGCTTCGGTGCTTCCTCGCTTTTGAATGACCTGCTGCGGCAGTTGGAGACGCAGCGGACTGGAGCTTACCAAGCTCCCTACACGTTCAGCGATGATTCCTCGGGCTACTAA
- the murI gene encoding glutamate racemase, with amino-acid sequence MRNAPLGFFDSGVGGLTVVRAVQQLLPAEDIVYLGDTARVPYGSKSPETIRQFAHEDVRFLLDQGVKMVVVACNTATAHALPSLMERYQIPIIGVIEPGVEAVLADPGAQRIGIIATRGTVRSHAYQHALALRRTGLIIHATPAPLLVPLVEEDWLDHPSTHAALHTYLDPMLDRGIDTLMLACTHYPLLIPVLKAFLPDGVRLVDSATTCSELVKSRLTELDLVSEKTDPGSLQIHLTDLSDQFEDLSRRFLSRSPGRIQRVSL; translated from the coding sequence ATGCGTAATGCCCCGTTGGGCTTCTTTGATTCTGGCGTCGGCGGGCTGACCGTCGTGCGTGCCGTGCAGCAGCTTTTGCCCGCCGAGGACATCGTGTATCTCGGCGACACAGCCCGTGTTCCGTATGGGTCGAAAAGCCCGGAAACGATCCGCCAATTCGCCCACGAGGACGTCCGGTTCCTGCTGGATCAAGGGGTGAAAATGGTGGTCGTAGCGTGCAATACCGCCACTGCCCATGCGCTACCGTCGCTGATGGAGCGCTACCAGATCCCGATTATCGGGGTGATCGAGCCCGGCGTGGAGGCGGTGCTGGCGGATCCGGGGGCGCAGCGGATCGGGATTATCGCCACCCGGGGCACGGTGCGGTCGCACGCCTACCAGCATGCGCTCGCCCTGCGGCGGACGGGCCTGATCATCCATGCGACCCCGGCTCCGCTGCTGGTGCCGCTGGTGGAGGAGGACTGGCTGGACCATCCCTCCACCCATGCCGCGCTGCACACTTATCTGGACCCGATGCTCGACCGCGGGATCGACACGCTGATGCTGGCCTGCACGCACTACCCGCTGCTGATCCCGGTGCTGAAGGCGTTTTTGCCGGACGGGGTGCGGCTGGTCGATTCGGCCACGACCTGCTCGGAGCTGGTGAAATCCCGTCTGACCGAGTTGGATCTGGTTTCGGAGAAGACGGACCCGGGATCGCTGCAAATCCACCTGACCGACCTTTCGGACCAATTCGAGGATCTCTCCCGGCGGTTCCTTTCCCGCTCGCCGGGGCGGATCCAGCGGGTCTCGCTCTAA
- a CDS encoding aldehyde dehydrogenase family protein, with product MPAKKAPARPRELLFGDLWEYDPAPESAEPFLDARYGLFIDGKFTAPKSKKYFDTIAPRNGEKLSEIALANAADVDAAYAAAAKAFPAWSKLPGKERGKYLFRIARLLQDRAREFAVAETLDGGKPIKESRDFDLPMAAAHFFYHAGWADKLSYVTPGRTLLPLGVIGQVIPWNFPLLMLAWKIAPALATGNTVVLKPAETTSITALKFATILQQAGLPPGVVNIVTGAGETGAAVVNHPTAAKIAFTGSTEVGKIIQRALAGTGKKLTLELGGKAANIVFEDAPLDQAVEGIVNGIFFNQGHVCCAGSRLLVQESVAELVLAKLKRRLQVLRVGDPLDKNTDVGAINSAEQLAKIKSLVASGVKEGAELHQPVCKLPGRGFYFPPSLFTNVTQSHRIAREEIFGPVLSILTFRTPEEAIEKANNTPFGLSAGVWTDKGSRILKMASELKAGVVWANTYNKFDPSSPFGGYKQSGFGREGGKQGLLDYAQLG from the coding sequence ATGCCCGCCAAGAAAGCTCCCGCCCGCCCCCGCGAACTCCTGTTCGGCGATCTTTGGGAATACGATCCTGCGCCCGAGTCCGCGGAGCCATTCCTCGACGCTCGCTACGGTCTTTTCATCGACGGCAAGTTCACCGCGCCGAAGTCGAAGAAGTATTTTGATACAATCGCGCCACGGAATGGAGAAAAACTGAGCGAGATCGCGCTGGCCAATGCTGCTGATGTCGATGCCGCCTATGCGGCGGCGGCAAAGGCGTTTCCCGCGTGGTCGAAGTTGCCGGGCAAGGAGCGCGGCAAGTATCTGTTCCGCATTGCCCGCCTGTTGCAAGACCGTGCGCGCGAGTTCGCGGTGGCCGAAACCCTCGACGGTGGCAAGCCGATCAAGGAGTCGCGCGACTTCGATCTGCCGATGGCGGCGGCGCATTTCTTCTATCACGCCGGTTGGGCGGACAAACTCAGCTACGTCACTCCGGGCCGCACGTTGTTGCCGCTGGGGGTAATCGGGCAGGTCATTCCGTGGAATTTCCCGCTGCTGATGCTGGCGTGGAAGATCGCGCCGGCGCTTGCGACCGGGAACACGGTGGTGCTCAAGCCGGCCGAGACCACCTCGATCACCGCGCTCAAGTTTGCCACGATTCTCCAACAGGCCGGGCTTCCGCCGGGCGTGGTCAATATCGTCACTGGCGCGGGTGAAACCGGGGCCGCGGTGGTCAACCACCCGACTGCCGCCAAGATCGCTTTCACGGGGTCGACCGAGGTCGGCAAGATCATCCAGCGTGCGCTCGCCGGGACCGGCAAGAAGCTCACGCTGGAGCTTGGTGGCAAGGCGGCGAACATTGTGTTCGAGGACGCTCCGCTCGATCAGGCGGTGGAGGGTATCGTCAATGGCATCTTCTTTAACCAGGGACACGTCTGCTGTGCCGGCTCGCGCTTGCTCGTGCAGGAGAGCGTGGCTGAGCTTGTCCTGGCGAAGCTCAAGCGCCGCCTGCAGGTTCTGCGCGTCGGCGATCCGCTCGACAAGAACACCGACGTCGGCGCGATCAACTCGGCCGAGCAACTCGCCAAGATCAAGAGTCTCGTTGCCAGTGGGGTGAAGGAAGGTGCGGAGCTGCACCAGCCTGTCTGCAAGCTGCCTGGGAGGGGCTTCTATTTCCCGCCGTCGCTGTTCACCAATGTGACGCAGAGCCACCGCATCGCCCGGGAAGAGATCTTCGGGCCGGTGCTTTCCATTCTCACCTTCCGCACACCGGAGGAAGCGATCGAGAAAGCCAACAATACGCCCTTCGGCCTCAGTGCCGGTGTATGGACCGACAAGGGCAGCCGCATCCTCAAGATGGCGAGCGAACTGAAGGCCGGTGTGGTGTGGGCGAATACCTACAACAAGTTCGACCCGAGCAGCCCCTTCGGCGGCTACAAGCAGAGCGGCTTCGGCCGCGAGGGCGGCAAGCAGGGGCTGCTGGACTACGCGCAGCTAGGCTGA